Within the Leisingera thetidis genome, the region TGACGACGCGGTGCCCTATGCGGCGGAGGATGCCGACATCACCTTGCGGCTGTGGCAGCTGTTCAAGCCGCAATTGCATCAGGAGCGGGTGACCACGGTCTATGAGACGCTGGAACGGCCGCTGGTGCCGGTGCTGGCGGATATGGAGCGCAACGGCATCAAGGTGGACCGCGACACGCTCAGCCGCATGTCCAACGCCTTTGCCCAGAAAATGGCGGCGCTGGAGGCGGAAATCCACGAGCTGGCGGGGCAGACCTTCAACGTCGGCTCGCCCAAGCAGCTGGGCGAGATCCTGTTCGACAAGATGGGGCTGGAGGGCGGCAAGAAGGGCAAGACCGGCGCCTATGCCACCGGCGCCGATATCCTCGAGGATCTGGCGACGGAACACGACCTGCCCGCCCGCGTGCTGGACTGGCGGCAGCTGTCGAAACTGAAATCGACCTACACCGATGCGCTGCAGGACCACATCAACCCGGACACCGGCCGGGTGCATACGTCCTATGCCCAGACCGGCGCCAGCACCGGCCGCATGGCCTCGACCGATCCGAACCTGCAGAACATCCCCGTCCGCAGCGAGGAAGGCCGCCGCATCCGCGAGGCGTTCGTGGCGGAAGAGGGCAACGTGCTCTTATCGCTCGACTACAGCCAGATCGAGCTGCGCATTCTGGCCCACATGGCCGGGATCGACGCGCTGAAACAGGCCTTTGCGGAAGGCGTTGACATCCACGCGCTGACCGCCTCGGAGATGTTCAGCGTGCCGCTGGAGGAGATGACGCCGGAGATCCGCCGCCAGGCCAAGGCGATCAACTTCGGTGTGATCTACGGGATTTCCGGCTTTGGCCTCGCGCGCAACCTGCGCATCCCGCGCAAGGACGCGCAGGGCTTCATCGACCGCTATTTCGAGCGCTTCCCGGGCATCCGCAAGTACATGGATTCCACCGTGGAATTCGCCAAGGAGCACGGCTACGTGCAGACCCTGTTCGGGCGCAGGATCCACACCGCGGAGATCAATGCCAAGGGGCCGAAGGCGGGCTTTGCCAAGCGTGCGGCGATCAATGCGCCGATCCAGGGCACGGCCGCCGACGTGATCCGCCGGGCGATGATCCGGATGCCGGAGGCCATTGCGCACCTGCCGGCGCGGATGCTGCTGCAGGTGCACGACGAACTGTTGTTCGAGGTGCCGGAAGCGGCGGTGGAGGACACCATCGCAGCGGCCCGGCAGGTGATGGAAAGCGCGGCCGATCCGGCGGTGCATCTGGACGTGAAACTGGTGGTCGACGCGGGCCGAGGCCGCAACTGGGCCGAGGCGCATTAAGGCAGACCCGGCAGTGCAGACCGTGGTGCTCCCGCCCGGCTTCGATCTGACGATCTCATCCCGTTGGGCCGGGCGCCGCTGACGCGGCGCGGGCGGCTCTCGCCCCAGCCGTTCCGATTCGGGTCAAGGAAGCCGCCAGGCTCCGCGCCTCTGGCGCGGCTTGTCCTTGACGCGACTCGGAACAGAGAAAGACTTGGCAACGCCCCTCAAGGGCAGACCTGCCCTTAGGGGCTTCTCAGCAAGACCTTTGCGCCGCGCCAGCGGCGCCACGCCCAACCGGCGCTGCTGCATCGCAGATGCGGCTTGCGGCGGGCGGGAGCCTCCCCCCTGCCCGGTCTCAGCTGCCCGTGGGCTGCCTGACCAGCCGCGCCACCAGCCTGCGCACCAGCGGCGCGGCCACCAGAACGGCCGGGAAGGCGACCGGCCGGCTGAAGCCCCAGGCGGCCATCCAGCCGGACAGAAAGGTCCCGGACCCGGTGACGCGCAGGGTCGAAAGTCCCGAGACGATGCAGGACATCATCCCGGACAGCAGCAGCGCAAACAGTACAGGAGCAAAACGGGCGGGCAACATGACGGCAGGTTCCTTGCCGGCAGATCCGAAGGGGCGCATATGACGGATGCCTCCGCCATATGCACGCAGGGGGCCGCCAGGAAAACTGCGCCAGCACACAGGTCACTGCGCAGCCGGCCTCATTCGGGGGGCCCGGCCATCTGCCGCAAGGAGGCAGGGCGCGCGGGACGCGGCTCAGCGCATCCAGCCCAGGCTGTCCTCGGTGCGCCGGGTCGAGGGGGTGTATTCGGCGCTGACCCAGCCGTCGTAGCCGCTGGCGTCGATGGCGGCGAACAGCTGCTCGAAATCCACCGGCCCGGTGCCCGGCTCGCAGCGCCCCGGTGCGGCGCCGATCTGCACATGCTCGGCGTGCTTGCCGAAGGTGTCCCAGACCTTGGCCGCATCGCCGTGGATCAGCTGCGCGTGGTAGGCGTCATACTGCAGGCCGACATTGGGCCGGTCCACCGCCTCCAGCACCTCCACCGCCAGGTTGTAGTCATCGAGGAAATAGCCGGGCTGGTCGCCGCTGTTCAGCGGTTCGATGGTGAACTGCTGCTCCGGCGCGCGGTCGGCGGCCCATTGCAGGTTTTCAATGAAAGTATGCTGCGCCGCCGCGCCCTTGGCGTAGCCCGCCATCACATGGATCCGGCCGGCCTTCAGCGCCTCGGCATAGCGCAGAACCCGCCGGATGTCGCGCTGGAACCGGTCGACGCCTTCCGGCACCGCCGCGTAACCGGGCATGCCGCCGGTGTAATTCGGGGGCGGTGCGTTGATCAGCAGGAGCTGCAGCCCGTTGGCCAGCAGCGCGCGCTGGGTTTCCTTGGCCGCCAGCTCATAGGGGTAGAGAATCTCCACCGCCTCGAACCCCGCCGCAGATGCGGCCTGGAACCGGTCGAGATACGGCAGTTCGGCAAACAGCATGGAAATATTGGCCGCAAACCGGGGCATGGGAGTCTCCTTCTTGGCTGATGATCTAACCCTGCTCCGCAGGGCCGCCAAGGGATGAAAAGAACAGATTCTTCGTATTAAGGTTTATTTAACCCCGCCGGGATCCCTGCTCAGCCGGGATCCAGCTCATCCGACGGAATGACCCGGAAGAACCGGCCCGCCGACCAGACCCCGAACCAGCCGTCATGGTGCGCGCCCAGGTCCACCAGCCGGTAGAAGCTCTTGCGGTCGATCAGCGCCTCCAGGCCGGCCCGCACCATGACATAGGGCGACGGTTCGCCGGTGTCCGTGCCGCGCTCCACCCGGATCGGGTGGTCCGCGCCCGCAGCGGCGGTGTCGCCGGTATTGGTGGTGAAGGTGATTACCTGGTCGCGGCCCTGCCCCTCGGCCTCGAAATCGACCGCCACAAAGGGCGCGTCCTCGACGGTGATCCCCACCTTCTCTGCGGGCGTGACCAGAAAATACTTGCCGTCCTCCAGCTTGAGGATCGAGGCGAACAGCTTGACCAGCTCGAACCGGGTGAACGGCGTGCCGAGATAATGCCAGCTGCCGTCGCGCGCGATGCGGATGTCCAGATCGCCGCTGAACGGCGGATTCCACAGGTGCACGGGCGGCAACCCCTTGTCTTTGCGCGCCGCTTTCGCCGCCGCGGCAAGACCCTCGGCATCGGGTGTCACAGGTTTTTGTCCGCTCATTGCTTTTGCCATTTCCTGTCAGCACGATAGAGTAACAGAATATATCCGTGAAACGAGGAATGTCATGCCCGAACCCGACGATCTGCTGGCCGGCATCGAAGCGCTGGAAGCCAAGCTGCAGGAAGCGCGCGCATCGATCACCAGGCGATTCATCGGCCAGGAGCGGGTGGTCGATCTCACCCTGTCGGTGCTGCTGTGCGGCGGCCACGGGCTGCTGATCGGCCTGCCCGGCCTCGGCAAGACCCGGCTGGTGGAAACCCTGAGCACGGTGATGGGGCTGGACGGCAACCGCATCCAGTTCACCCCCGACCTGATGCCCGCCGACATTCTGGGCTCCGAAGTGCTGGACACCGCCGCCGACGGCCACCGCTCGTTCCGGTTCGTGCCGGGGCCGGTGTTCTGCCAATTGCTGATGGCGGATGAGATCAACCGCGCGAGCCCCAGGACCCAGTCGGCGCTGTTGCAGGCAATGCAGGAGCGGGTGGTGACAGTGGCGGGCGAGGACCGGCCGCTGGGTCCGCCGTTCCATGTGCTGGCGACCCAGAACCCGATCGAGCAGGAAGGCACCTATCCGCTGCCGGAGGCGCAGCTGGACCGGTTCCTGCTGCAGATCGACGTGAATTATCCGGACCGCGCGACCGAGCGGGATATCCTGCTGGCCACCACCGGCGCCGAGGAAGCGGAAGCCTATCAGGTGTTCACCGCTGCCGAGCTGATTGCGGCGCAGACCCTTTTGCGGCGGATGCCGGTGGGCGAGTCGGTGGTGGAGATGATTCTGGACCTGGTGCGCGCCTTCCGCCCCGAAGAACCCGGCGTGTCCGATCATGTGGCGCAGACCGTGGCCTGGGGGCCGGGTCCGCGCGCCGCCCAGGCGCTGATGCTGGCGGTCCGGGCACGGGCGCTGTTGCAGGGGCGGCTGGCGCCCAATGCCGAGGATGTGCTGGACATGGCAAAGCCGGTGCTCAGCCACCGGATGCAGCTGAACTTCGCCGCCCGCGCGCGCGGCGACAGCCTGGCCGCGCTGATCGAGGAAACCGCCGCGGATCTGGCCCGGACCGGGGCCGCCGCGTGACCAGACCTGCCGCCTCCCAGGCTGCAGCCGGACTGCGGCACCGGGCAGAGGCCGAGGCCAGCGCCTTGCCGCCGCTGCTGGTGCAGGCGCGGCACCTGGCCGGATCGGTGCTGATGGGCGAGCATGGCCGCCGCCGGGCCGGCACCGGCGATGACTTCTGGCAGTACCGCCCGGCCCAGGCCGGCGACAGCCGCCGGATGATCGACCACCGCCGCTCGGCGATGGGCGATGTGCAATATGTGCGCGAGCGGGAATGGCATATCTCGCAGACGGTGCATCTGTGGGTGGATACCGGCGCCTCGATGCGGTTTGCCTCCTCGCCCAGGCTGCCGCAGAAGGCGGACCGCGCCCGGCTGCTGGGCCTCGCCGCCGCGGTGCTGATGGTGCATGGCGG harbors:
- a CDS encoding AAA family ATPase, whose protein sequence is MPEPDDLLAGIEALEAKLQEARASITRRFIGQERVVDLTLSVLLCGGHGLLIGLPGLGKTRLVETLSTVMGLDGNRIQFTPDLMPADILGSEVLDTAADGHRSFRFVPGPVFCQLLMADEINRASPRTQSALLQAMQERVVTVAGEDRPLGPPFHVLATQNPIEQEGTYPLPEAQLDRFLLQIDVNYPDRATERDILLATTGAEEAEAYQVFTAAELIAAQTLLRRMPVGESVVEMILDLVRAFRPEEPGVSDHVAQTVAWGPGPRAAQALMLAVRARALLQGRLAPNAEDVLDMAKPVLSHRMQLNFAARARGDSLAALIEETAADLARTGAAA
- a CDS encoding DUF2798 domain-containing protein — translated: MLPARFAPVLFALLLSGMMSCIVSGLSTLRVTGSGTFLSGWMAAWGFSRPVAFPAVLVAAPLVRRLVARLVRQPTGS
- a CDS encoding hydroxypyruvate isomerase family protein, whose amino-acid sequence is MPRFAANISMLFAELPYLDRFQAASAAGFEAVEILYPYELAAKETQRALLANGLQLLLINAPPPNYTGGMPGYAAVPEGVDRFQRDIRRVLRYAEALKAGRIHVMAGYAKGAAAQHTFIENLQWAADRAPEQQFTIEPLNSGDQPGYFLDDYNLAVEVLEAVDRPNVGLQYDAYHAQLIHGDAAKVWDTFGKHAEHVQIGAAPGRCEPGTGPVDFEQLFAAIDASGYDGWVSAEYTPSTRRTEDSLGWMR
- a CDS encoding DUF1285 domain-containing protein → MSGQKPVTPDAEGLAAAAKAARKDKGLPPVHLWNPPFSGDLDIRIARDGSWHYLGTPFTRFELVKLFASILKLEDGKYFLVTPAEKVGITVEDAPFVAVDFEAEGQGRDQVITFTTNTGDTAAAGADHPIRVERGTDTGEPSPYVMVRAGLEALIDRKSFYRLVDLGAHHDGWFGVWSAGRFFRVIPSDELDPG